A window of the Streptomyces finlayi genome harbors these coding sequences:
- the rsmH gene encoding 16S rRNA (cytosine(1402)-N(4))-methyltransferase RsmH, whose translation MSQTRHVPVMLQRCLDLLAPALEDPGPRPPVVVDCTLGLGGHSEALLAAFPTARLIALDRDKEALRLSGERLAPYGDRATLVHAVYDELPEVLDRLGIPRVQGVLFDLGVSSMQLDEADRGFAYAQDAPLDMRMDQTTGMSAAEVLNTYPPGELVRILRQYGEEKQAKRIVSAVVREREKDPFTNSARLVELIRNALPQAAKRTGGNPAKRTFQALRIEVNGELTVLERAIPAAVDCLAVGGRIAVLSYHSLEDRLVKQVFAAGAANTAPPGLPVVPERYQPRLKLLTRGAELPTEEEIAENRRAAPARLRGAQRIREEER comes from the coding sequence ATGAGCCAGACCCGACACGTCCCGGTGATGCTCCAGCGATGCCTGGACCTGTTGGCCCCGGCTCTGGAGGACCCGGGGCCCCGGCCACCGGTGGTCGTCGACTGCACCCTCGGCCTCGGCGGACACAGCGAGGCGCTCCTCGCCGCCTTCCCGACGGCCCGGCTGATCGCACTCGACCGGGACAAGGAGGCGCTCCGGCTCTCCGGCGAGCGGCTCGCCCCCTACGGCGACCGCGCCACCCTGGTGCACGCCGTCTACGACGAACTGCCCGAGGTCCTGGACCGGCTGGGCATCCCCAGGGTCCAGGGCGTGCTCTTCGACCTCGGCGTCTCCTCCATGCAGCTCGACGAGGCCGACCGCGGATTCGCGTACGCCCAGGACGCTCCCCTCGACATGCGCATGGACCAGACGACGGGGATGAGCGCCGCAGAGGTGCTCAACACCTACCCGCCCGGCGAACTCGTACGGATTCTGCGGCAGTACGGCGAGGAGAAGCAGGCCAAGCGGATCGTCTCCGCCGTCGTGCGCGAGCGCGAGAAGGACCCCTTCACCAACAGCGCCCGGCTCGTCGAACTCATCCGCAACGCGCTGCCCCAGGCCGCCAAGCGCACCGGCGGCAACCCGGCCAAGCGCACCTTCCAGGCCCTGCGTATCGAGGTCAACGGCGAGCTCACCGTCCTGGAGCGGGCCATTCCCGCAGCCGTGGACTGCCTCGCCGTCGGCGGCCGTATCGCCGTGCTCTCGTACCACTCGCTGGAGGACCGGCTGGTCAAGCAGGTCTTCGCGGCCGGTGCCGCCAACACGGCGCCCCCCGGGCTGCCCGTCGTCCCCGAGCGCTACCAGCCACGGCTGAAGCTGCTGACCCGAGGTGCCGAGCTGCCCACGGAGGAGGAGATCGCCGAGAACCGGCGCGCCGCCCCCGCCCGGCTGCGTGGCGCCCAGCGCATCCGCGAGGAGGAGCGATGA